The following proteins are co-located in the Apium graveolens cultivar Ventura chromosome 5, ASM990537v1, whole genome shotgun sequence genome:
- the LOC141661370 gene encoding large ribosomal subunit protein uL23-like has translation MISVKLDYGLLNGFNLVYCRNMSSYLNMGKCHISLPITVPRISAAALTSDHLNSDLKPQKKHNISFPARTQYISRDVAETSISTIGRATESLEAARLVKCGAAVMKRDPKEIGASNMNAKPKTTNRRKSAIPFIVAPLKNSLDQYQVLMYPLVTESAMKNMIENNTLVFLVDVRSDKANIKDAFEMICKIRTTKVNTLTTFSGTKKAFIKLGPDYNAIDVAKKFKFI, from the exons ATGATTTCTGTTAAACTAGATTATGGGTTGTTAAACGGCTTTAATTTAGTTTATTGTCGGAACATGAGCAGCTATCTTAACATGGGCAAGTGTCATATTTCATTACCGATCACAGTCCCAAGAATCTCTGCGGCGGCTTTAACTTCCGATCACTTGAATTCG GATCTTAAACCCCAGAAGAAACATAATATCTCCTTTCCAGCAAGAACTCAATATATTAGTAGGGATGTAGCAGAAACTTCCATAAGCACCATAGGACGAGCGACAGAGTCTTTGGAAGCTGCTAGATTGGTGAAATGCGGTGCAGCTGTCATGAAAAGGGATCCAAAGGAGATTGGAGCATCAAACATGAATGCCAAGCCAAAGACAACAAATAGAAGAAAGTCCGCAATTCCTTTTATTGTTGCTCCTTTGAAGAACTCGCTTGATCAGTATCAGGTACTCATGTATCCCCTTGTTACTGAATCTGCGATGAAAAACATGATAGAAAACAATACATTGGTGTTTCTGGTGGACGTACGTTCAGATAAAGCAAATATAAAGGATGCTTTTGAGATGATTTGCAAAATTAGGACCACAAAAGTTAATACATTAACCACTTTCAGTGGTACCAAGAAGGCATTTATTAAATTAGGGCCAGATTATAATGCAATTGATGTGGCAAAGAAGTTTAAATTTATCTAA